The nucleotide window CAACTTGATTCCTGAAGGAGTTGGCAGGATCGACCGCAGGGAAAAGTATGAGGAAGATCCTGCACATGCTTCATTGAAGGATAAGCGTGAAAAACGTGATGAACTGAAGGAAAAGAAATTTATGGCGCAGCAGCAAAAAACGACAACTGAAGCAGTTGATGGGCAAGGCGCAGTCCCATCCACAAAGGAATAGGAGGTTGAAAGATGGGGAATTGCGAGTGGTGCAGCAGTGTAAATACCAAACCTGTAACTGACAAGGTTTATTGGGAACTCCCGGATGGAACAAATGCAATTCAAATCAATGATACACCTGCCATCCATTGTCTGGACTGCCAAATGACATATCAGACCGAATTGATTACAAAGGAAATCGAAGACCAATTATTTTTAATCGATACGAAAAAGCTTGGGAAAGTAGTCACCTTTGAGGAACTGATGGCGCAGCCAAGATTGTTAAAGCGAAATTACTTTGATTATTCATCTTAAAAGCTGATGTGACAAATATAACCTAAATTAGAATCGTGTTCACAAAAGTTTTATACTTCCTTTTTATCCAGTTACTCCCTCCTCTTTATAATAGAGTGGGGAGTATTTAATTTGGAAATGGGGAGAGAAAATGTCCATCGCTTTATCTATTATGCTGGTAGCGGCTATGGTTGTCTTATTCTTTTGCGGATATTATGTCAGGGTGATCATTGAGAAATTTGGGATGAACTGGCTCCATGCCGTGCCAATCACCGTGGCGATTTTGATGTTTAACATAATATGGGCTTTGCTTGAGATGGCGAAATCAGCCAGATGGCAATAAGGTAAGCGCAATGTCTTAAGCATTCGCGATAAGCGGTCGAGGGTCTGCCAGTGAAGTTTTTCTTTGACTTCATTGGCCCTATGCGTCTCGAATTGCTCAATATCCAAGCTTCTCGCAAGATACTTGAGGAAGCATATTCTTGGATGAAAATGGGCTAGGGAATGGAGCTAGACACTAATCTAAGTGTAAAGAATTCACACTTTCTTATAGTTGGAAAATAGGGCACCTTACCTAAATTGGAAGGTGCTCTTTTTTTTGCATTTAAGTAGACGTGTACTCATCAAATCCGTTATAGTATGGTCAAACTAATTTTAACTATAGGCAGGCGTTCATATATGTATAAAAGCTTTTATCACTTTCTCATGAAATACCGGACCACCAAACCGAACGATGGAATCAGCAGGTTTGCCAATTCCGCATATGATGACCTCTCGTTTCCTAAAAATTCGGAGGATTATGATGAAATTAGCTCATACCTGGAATTGAACGGACATTATCCTGAAAGTATGGCTGTGTTTGATGAAGCCTGGGAGGAATATTTGATAGCAGAAAGTTAATAAGCTCTCGCGGCGAAATAACCGCGAGAGTCTTTTTTTTGATTTTTACATGACATGTTGATGTTTTCTAACTCACTCTCAACAATAGCTAAAAGCTTCTTCCAATCTCCATCTAGGCGTAGCGATTTTCAGAAAAGTGCATATACTGTTGTAATTACAATTCACGACTCATCGTTGAGAGGATGGAGGAAATGGAAAAACGGAAAAAACCTAAGTTTAACATCGGTGATACAGTCGTGATCACTATTTATGGGACTGTGGGGAAAGTGACAGATGTAAAATGGCTTGATGACCTTCATGTATACGAGATAAATAAGAGCGAGGGCTTGTATTTGGAAACCAGTTTGCAGATGCTCTCTGAATACGATGGGAAGCTGCTTGAAAAGGAGCAAATCGACATCGAATACAAATATTTCTTCGGAGACTTAGTGCAGGTAAAGGGATATGGTTCAGATCTTTTTAAAGTTGTCGGATTTCGTACAGAAATCTGGAGATATAAGGAAGATGCCTGGGAGGATGTCATTTATGAACTGTCCAGGATTAAAGATGGAGAATGGCTTGAAGCAGGGGAAGAAGAACTTACACTTGTTGCTGACTCGGACAGTGCAGATACGTTTATTCAGAAGCTTGGACTTTTGTTTTCAGCCAATAAAGAAGTAAAGCCATCCGTCAACCTAGAGAAAAAGTCAAATCAGCCTAGAGCAGGCGAAAAAGAAGAGTTGCGGAAAATCCATCAGAAGAGGCTGACGATTGATAACCTTCTCGATTTATATAATGATTATCGCATTCTATATAAATGGTTCAATGATGAAGAGTACGCGCATGTCATGAGAGTCATTTTACGCAAACTTTCGATGCTGGCTAATAATGATGGAAAAAGCCATGTTTAAAAGAAATCTGCAAATTCAAGCAGCACATAAATGAGAAAAGGAATCCCTACCAATTGGAAAACTTTAAAAAGGTTATTCACTATGTTGCCATACAACTCCACAACCACACTATCTTCATTGTTCACATCTTCAACAAACATTGCGGCAAGAATACCCAGTCTCTGCATACTAGATCACTCCTCATTTGATTTATTCAATTCTATGCTTGTCCAAAAGAAATAGAACAATTATCAGAAAATTGGTTTGGCTTGGCATTAAACATCGGTGCTGCACATACATTTGGAATAAAGGGGGGCGAATCTGTGAAAGAGATTGAGGTTGTTATTGATACAGAAGAGATTGCTGAATTTTTCTTTCATGAACTTGTAAAAAGGGGATACGTTCCCACAGAGGAAGAACTTGAAGAGATGGCAGATATCACATTTGAATATCTGATCGAAAAATGTATTATCGATGAGGAAGAAGATATAGACTAGGTAAGATGCACATGTGTAATGGCAGGTTCTTATGAATCTGCCTTTTTATATTTTTATATCAAGGTACTTTAAAAAAACATCCTGTTCAATGAAACTCTCCCAACTTATAATCGTATACATTTATATGAAAGAAAATATGTAAAATCAGGAGGCAAAGGGTATGTCATTTTTTAATAAGGTTTTTGCCAGTGTCGGCATTGGTGGTGCTAAGGTTGACACGAAGCTTGAAAAAGACCAGGTGATGCCAGGAGAAGAAGTACGCGGGATTGTTGAGGTTCGTGGAGGGAATACAGAGCAGAATATCGATGACATCTATTTGAGTTTACATACCACTTATATTAAGGAAGCGGATGATAAAAAATATACTGCCACTGCCCAAATTGATCGTTTCAAACTAACACAGTCATTCATAATCAAAGAGAATGAAATTAAAGAAATTCCTTTTACTTTCAGGCTTCCATTAGAAATGCCACTATCGATGGGCAGAACGAAAGTTTGGGTGTCAACGGGGCTTGATATCAAAAATGCAGTAGATCCAAGCGATAAGGATT belongs to Mesobacillus subterraneus and includes:
- a CDS encoding YozE family protein, encoding MYKSFYHFLMKYRTTKPNDGISRFANSAYDDLSFPKNSEDYDEISSYLELNGHYPESMAVFDEAWEEYLIAES
- a CDS encoding YozD family protein — encoded protein: MKEIEVVIDTEEIAEFFFHELVKRGYVPTEEELEEMADITFEYLIEKCIIDEEEDID
- a CDS encoding sporulation protein, yielding MSFFNKVFASVGIGGAKVDTKLEKDQVMPGEEVRGIVEVRGGNTEQNIDDIYLSLHTTYIKEADDKKYTATAQIDRFKLTQSFIIKENEIKEIPFTFRLPLEMPLSMGRTKVWVSTGLDIKNAVDPSDKDYLTVVPTQLMNGVFNGISDLGFRLREAECEQAPRHLRRNMPFVQEFEFVPASGPFRGRLDELEVIFYPNSENEIDVLMQVDRSARGIGGFLSEAMGTDETYVRMNIHASDLPSLKQKLQNTIESYC
- a CDS encoding YokU family protein, yielding MGNCEWCSSVNTKPVTDKVYWELPDGTNAIQINDTPAIHCLDCQMTYQTELITKEIEDQLFLIDTKKLGKVVTFEELMAQPRLLKRNYFDYSS